From Poecile atricapillus isolate bPoeAtr1 chromosome 11, bPoeAtr1.hap1, whole genome shotgun sequence, one genomic window encodes:
- the LOC131583131 gene encoding uncharacterized protein LOC131583131 isoform X1, whose amino-acid sequence MNLLAQMSSLLQTLQAPDWLFLQPWHWLGSWVSSSRQGTCGPETRLGPQAVTGAVTTAGFFLCEGLLGQHFSMVPNGVAEPQPGDLFLFPLASGGPGWWGSHAGIYCGDGEIIHLEGSSGTSPSGIVAKHGKSHLLRTRGPAKVLRRKGGLDVAALQRRIRAAMDQSVEYNIITCNCIHFALALLGLGHLAGAMVSPALQ is encoded by the exons ATGAATCTCCTCGCTCAG ATGAGCTCCCTCCTTCAGACCCTTCAAGCTCCGGACTGGCTGttcctccagccctggcactggcTGGGCTCCTGG gtgagcagctccaggcag ggcaccTGTGGCCCTGAAACTCGGCTGGGTCCCCAGGCAGTGACTGGGGCAGTGACCACGGCAGGGTTCTTCCTCTGCGAGGGGCTGCTGGGACAACACTTCAGCATGGTCCCCAATGGGGTggctgagccccagcctggggaccTCTTCCTCTTCCCGCTGGCCTCCGGAGGCCCTGGCTGGTGGGGCTCCCACGCTGGCATCTACTGTGGTGATGGGGAGATCATCCACCTGGAAG gcagctcagggacGTCACCATCAGGCATCGTGGCTAAGCACGGCAAGAGCCACCTCCTGCGGACACGGGGCCCGGCCAAGGTGCTCCGGAGGAAGGGAGGGCTGGACGTGGCTGCCTTGCAGCGGCGGATCCGGGCAGCCATGGACCAGTCAGTGGAGTACAACATCATCACCTGCAACTGCATCCACTTTGCCCTTGCCCTCCTGGGGCTGGGCCACCTTGCTGGTGCCATG gtgtccccagcgcTGCAGTGA
- the LOC131583131 gene encoding uncharacterized protein LOC131583131 isoform X2 — protein sequence MSSLLQTLQAPDWLFLQPWHWLGSWVSSSRQGTCGPETRLGPQAVTGAVTTAGFFLCEGLLGQHFSMVPNGVAEPQPGDLFLFPLASGGPGWWGSHAGIYCGDGEIIHLEGSSGTSPSGIVAKHGKSHLLRTRGPAKVLRRKGGLDVAALQRRIRAAMDQSVEYNIITCNCIHFALALLGLGHLAGAMVSPALQ from the exons ATGAGCTCCCTCCTTCAGACCCTTCAAGCTCCGGACTGGCTGttcctccagccctggcactggcTGGGCTCCTGG gtgagcagctccaggcag ggcaccTGTGGCCCTGAAACTCGGCTGGGTCCCCAGGCAGTGACTGGGGCAGTGACCACGGCAGGGTTCTTCCTCTGCGAGGGGCTGCTGGGACAACACTTCAGCATGGTCCCCAATGGGGTggctgagccccagcctggggaccTCTTCCTCTTCCCGCTGGCCTCCGGAGGCCCTGGCTGGTGGGGCTCCCACGCTGGCATCTACTGTGGTGATGGGGAGATCATCCACCTGGAAG gcagctcagggacGTCACCATCAGGCATCGTGGCTAAGCACGGCAAGAGCCACCTCCTGCGGACACGGGGCCCGGCCAAGGTGCTCCGGAGGAAGGGAGGGCTGGACGTGGCTGCCTTGCAGCGGCGGATCCGGGCAGCCATGGACCAGTCAGTGGAGTACAACATCATCACCTGCAACTGCATCCACTTTGCCCTTGCCCTCCTGGGGCTGGGCCACCTTGCTGGTGCCATG gtgtccccagcgcTGCAGTGA
- the LOC131583131 gene encoding uncharacterized protein LOC131583131 isoform X3 translates to MNLLAQTLQAPDWLFLQPWHWLGSWVSSSRQGTCGPETRLGPQAVTGAVTTAGFFLCEGLLGQHFSMVPNGVAEPQPGDLFLFPLASGGPGWWGSHAGIYCGDGEIIHLEGSSGTSPSGIVAKHGKSHLLRTRGPAKVLRRKGGLDVAALQRRIRAAMDQSVEYNIITCNCIHFALALLGLGHLAGAMVSPALQ, encoded by the exons ATGAATCTCCTCGCTCAG ACCCTTCAAGCTCCGGACTGGCTGttcctccagccctggcactggcTGGGCTCCTGG gtgagcagctccaggcag ggcaccTGTGGCCCTGAAACTCGGCTGGGTCCCCAGGCAGTGACTGGGGCAGTGACCACGGCAGGGTTCTTCCTCTGCGAGGGGCTGCTGGGACAACACTTCAGCATGGTCCCCAATGGGGTggctgagccccagcctggggaccTCTTCCTCTTCCCGCTGGCCTCCGGAGGCCCTGGCTGGTGGGGCTCCCACGCTGGCATCTACTGTGGTGATGGGGAGATCATCCACCTGGAAG gcagctcagggacGTCACCATCAGGCATCGTGGCTAAGCACGGCAAGAGCCACCTCCTGCGGACACGGGGCCCGGCCAAGGTGCTCCGGAGGAAGGGAGGGCTGGACGTGGCTGCCTTGCAGCGGCGGATCCGGGCAGCCATGGACCAGTCAGTGGAGTACAACATCATCACCTGCAACTGCATCCACTTTGCCCTTGCCCTCCTGGGGCTGGGCCACCTTGCTGGTGCCATG gtgtccccagcgcTGCAGTGA
- the LOC131583131 gene encoding uncharacterized protein LOC131583131 isoform X4 has product MNLLAQMSSLLQTLQAPDWLFLQPWHWLGSWVSSSRQAVTGAVTTAGFFLCEGLLGQHFSMVPNGVAEPQPGDLFLFPLASGGPGWWGSHAGIYCGDGEIIHLEGSSGTSPSGIVAKHGKSHLLRTRGPAKVLRRKGGLDVAALQRRIRAAMDQSVEYNIITCNCIHFALALLGLGHLAGAMVSPALQ; this is encoded by the exons ATGAATCTCCTCGCTCAG ATGAGCTCCCTCCTTCAGACCCTTCAAGCTCCGGACTGGCTGttcctccagccctggcactggcTGGGCTCCTGG gtgagcagctccaggcag GCAGTGACTGGGGCAGTGACCACGGCAGGGTTCTTCCTCTGCGAGGGGCTGCTGGGACAACACTTCAGCATGGTCCCCAATGGGGTggctgagccccagcctggggaccTCTTCCTCTTCCCGCTGGCCTCCGGAGGCCCTGGCTGGTGGGGCTCCCACGCTGGCATCTACTGTGGTGATGGGGAGATCATCCACCTGGAAG gcagctcagggacGTCACCATCAGGCATCGTGGCTAAGCACGGCAAGAGCCACCTCCTGCGGACACGGGGCCCGGCCAAGGTGCTCCGGAGGAAGGGAGGGCTGGACGTGGCTGCCTTGCAGCGGCGGATCCGGGCAGCCATGGACCAGTCAGTGGAGTACAACATCATCACCTGCAACTGCATCCACTTTGCCCTTGCCCTCCTGGGGCTGGGCCACCTTGCTGGTGCCATG gtgtccccagcgcTGCAGTGA
- the LOC131583131 gene encoding uncharacterized protein LOC131583131 isoform X5: MNLLAQTLQAPDWLFLQPWHWLGSWVSSSRQAVTGAVTTAGFFLCEGLLGQHFSMVPNGVAEPQPGDLFLFPLASGGPGWWGSHAGIYCGDGEIIHLEGSSGTSPSGIVAKHGKSHLLRTRGPAKVLRRKGGLDVAALQRRIRAAMDQSVEYNIITCNCIHFALALLGLGHLAGAMVSPALQ; this comes from the exons ATGAATCTCCTCGCTCAG ACCCTTCAAGCTCCGGACTGGCTGttcctccagccctggcactggcTGGGCTCCTGG gtgagcagctccaggcag GCAGTGACTGGGGCAGTGACCACGGCAGGGTTCTTCCTCTGCGAGGGGCTGCTGGGACAACACTTCAGCATGGTCCCCAATGGGGTggctgagccccagcctggggaccTCTTCCTCTTCCCGCTGGCCTCCGGAGGCCCTGGCTGGTGGGGCTCCCACGCTGGCATCTACTGTGGTGATGGGGAGATCATCCACCTGGAAG gcagctcagggacGTCACCATCAGGCATCGTGGCTAAGCACGGCAAGAGCCACCTCCTGCGGACACGGGGCCCGGCCAAGGTGCTCCGGAGGAAGGGAGGGCTGGACGTGGCTGCCTTGCAGCGGCGGATCCGGGCAGCCATGGACCAGTCAGTGGAGTACAACATCATCACCTGCAACTGCATCCACTTTGCCCTTGCCCTCCTGGGGCTGGGCCACCTTGCTGGTGCCATG gtgtccccagcgcTGCAGTGA